Proteins encoded within one genomic window of Oryza glaberrima chromosome 12, OglaRS2, whole genome shotgun sequence:
- the LOC127758139 gene encoding probable ubiquitin-conjugating enzyme E2 18, producing MTSSSSPSRKALSKIACNRLQKELAEWQVSPPSGFKYRVSDNLQRWVIEVTGAAGTLYAGETYQLQVDFPEHYPMEAPQVIFLNPAPMHPHIYSNGHICLDILYDSWSPAMTVSSVCISILSMLSSSPAKQRPQDNDRYVRNCRNGRSPKETRWWFHDDKV from the exons ATGACGAGCTCCTCATCTCCTTCCCGAAAG GCGCTGAGCAAGATCGCTTGCAATCGGCTGCAGAAGGAGCTCGCCGAGTGGCAGGTCAGCCCTCCCTCCGGGTTCAAGTACAGGGTCTCCGATAACCTCCAAAG GTGGGTAATCGAGGTCACCGGAGCGGCGGGCACGCTCTACGCCGGCGAGACATACCAGCTGCAGGTCGATTTCCCTGAGCATTATCCCATGGAGGCGCCTCAG GTCATTTTTCTCAACCCGGCGCCGATGCATCCACACATTTACAGCAACGGGCACATCTGTTTAG ATATACTGTATGATTCTTGGTCACCTGCAATGACTGTCAGTTCGGTCTGCATCAGCATTTTGTCAATGTTGTCAAGTTCACCAGCAAAG CAACGCCCTCAAGACAATGACCGCTATGTTAGGAATTGCCGCAATGGGAGGTCGCCGAAGGAGACCAGATGGTGGTTCCATGATGACAAAGTGTAA
- the LOC127757019 gene encoding BEL1-like homeodomain protein 7, protein MATYYSSPGSERDSQTMYSRDPGSASYPMSSALGNLLYLNNPSSGPYTEFSGILQPQQNCMEMPGPGHASAMSQDPSSRESDMLASHQGQRSFSHVKDMKNEMLMHMMDGAQGSGSELIHDDAHTGSQLEFGVLNNHNSSSVPSMQSQGLSLSLNTQIMAPSLPYWSIKPDMLTPQSYHDNLRGEDMRMKNLQSEASRAIRNSRYLKAAQELLDEVVSVWKSIKQKAQKEKVESGKADGKETDGGPKSEGVSSNPQESGANAAPELSTAEKQELQNKMAKLMAMLDEVDRKYKHYYHQMQTVVSSFDVVAGPGSAKPYTAVALQTISRHFRCLKDAINDQINVIRKKLGEEENSSGKEGKLTRLRYIDQQLRQQRAFQQYGMIPQNAWRPQRGLPENSVTILRAWLFEHFLHPYPKDSEKLMLARQTGLTRSQISNWFINARVRLWKPMIEDMYKEEIGDLEQDSNSSSDNAPRSKDKMASSEDKEDLKNSRARICETSQLSESRTSIGAMNVGGAPVGFQNEPNPDDSFMNLMLKDQRSNEVDGGLLLHNTVAQHSDENARFMAYHLAELGRYGNGNVSLTLGLQHSSSNLVPNAQPGFPGVNEDDIYNATAPLGVTVASSDYDSMNQMDQRQRFEHSPLLHDFVA, encoded by the exons ATGGCTACTTACTATTCAAGCCCTGGTAGCGAAAGAGACTCGCAGACCATGTACTCAAGAGACCCGGGCAGTGCATCCTATCCTATGTCATCAGCTCTAGGGAACTTGCTCTATCTGAACAATCCATCTTCTGGACCTTATACGGAGTTCAGCGGCATTCTGCAGCCTCAGCAGAATTGCATGGAGATGCCTGGCCCTGGGCATGCTTCAGCAATGTCACAAGACCCCTCTTCAAGGGAGTCCGACATGCTTGCTTCGCACCAGGGTCAACGCTCTTTCAGCCATGTcaaagatatgaaaaatgaGATGTTGATGCATATGATGGATGGAGCACAAGGTAGTGGCTCTGAGCTCATCCATGATGATGCCCACACTGGTTCACAGCTTGAGTTTGGTGTTCTGAATAATCACAACTCATCAAGTGTTCCATCAATGCAAAGCCAAGGGCTATCTCTGAGCTTGAACACACAAATCATGGCGCCTTCCTTACCGTACTGGTCTATAAAGCCAGACATGTTAACGCCGCAGTCTTACCATGACAACCTTAGAGGGGAAGACATGCGGATGAAGAATTTGCAGTCCGAAGCTTCACGCGCAATCCGGAACTCAAGGTATCTCAAGGCAGCACAAGAACTGCTTGATGAGGTCGTGAGTGTTTGGAAGAGCATAAAACAAAAGGCTCAGAAAGAGAAGGTTGAATCAGGAAAAGCAGATGGCAAAGAGACTGATGGAGGGCCAAAAAGTGAGGGTGTATCTTCTAATCCACAAGAATCTGGCGCTAATGCAGCACCTGAGCTTTCCACTGCTGAGAAGCAAGAGCTTCAGAACAAAATGGCAAAACTGATGGCAATGTTGGATGAG gTGGACCGGAAATACAAGCATTATTACCACCAAATGCAAACCGTGGTTTCATCGTTTGATGTGGTAGCTGGACCAGGATCTGCGAAGCCTTACACAGCAGTTGCTCTTCAGACAATCTCACGGCACTTTCGGTGCCTGAAGGATGCTATCAATGATCAGATCAATGTTATCAGGAAAAAGCTTGGCGAGGAAGAGAACTCATCTGGCAAGGAGGGAAAATTAACCCGCCTCCGGTACATTGATCAGCAGCTAAGGCAACAACGTGCTTTCCAACAGTACGGTATGATTCCACAAAACGCCTGGAGACCACAGAGGGGACTGCCTGAAAACTCTGTTACAATTCTTCGCGCTTGGCTGTTTGAACACTTCCTCCATCC GTACCCAAAAGATTCCGAGAAGTTAATGCTTGCTAGGCAGACTGGCCTGACTAGGAGTCAG ATTTCGAATTGGTTCATAAATGCCCGTGTCCGCCTTTGGAAACCAATGATTGAAGACATGTACAAAGAAGAGATTGGTGATTTAGAGCAAGACTCCAACTCTTCCTCTGACAATGCACCAAGAAGTAAGGATAAAATGGCATCTTCAGAAGACAAGGAGGATCTCAAAAACTCCAGGGCACGGATTTGCGAAACAAGCCAATTGAGCGAGTCGAGAACCAGCATTGGAGCAATGAATGTTGGCGGAGCGCCTGTTGGCTTCCAGAATGAGCCCAATCCTGATGACAGTTTCATGAACCTGATGCTGAAGGACCAGCGATCGAACGAAGTGGATGGCGGCCTCCTTCTCCACAACACTGTCGCGCAGCACTCAGACGAGAACGCCCGGTTCATGGCCTATCACTTGGCAGAGCTTGGGAGATACGGCAATGGCAATGTGTCGCTGACTCTGGGCTTGCAGCACTCCAGCAGCAACCTCGTTCCTAATGCTCAGCCAGGTTTCCCTGGTGTTAATGAGGATGACATCTACAATGCTACTGCTCCTCTTGGTGTCACCGTCGCATCTTCGGACTATGATTCGATGAATCAGATGGATCAACGGCAACGGTTTGAGCATTCACCTCTTCTGCATGATTTTGTGGCCTGA
- the LOC127757020 gene encoding uncharacterized protein LOC127757020, which produces MDDLDMALPQAFELLLGRDRDAWPRGAAFLVAAHYGDVREMKRIAKELDEDGKGIEATVANTSFLGMNALHALGWLGKVPAYRYLVEEVKMDVNKADTAQGFTPLEHAVYHGRLPATRYLLDHGADVHQIRSTGNVSLLHSAAVKGFSEVAKFLLSRGVNVDAESEMGTPLALAAFRGYDSTVKVLLEHNADPNKVTNKALGAPLDLALTSSSVSCVKLLVQAGAEVKVEGPNNHLVRAAEKGLTEAIKCMLEAGANPNVPDRLGRMPIELAAEYGTREDVEILFPFSSAIPTVANWSVDGIINHVQSEIKQLEDDNFIKKRRSDMKQQGDAAFKKQDYLNASVFYTQALKVDPFDGTLFSNRSLCWLRMGDGERALDDANACEKLRPKWAKSYYRQGAALMFLKEYERAHRALGRALELDPESEEIENLYWESMELCG; this is translated from the exons ATGGACGACCTGGACATGGCGCTGCCTCAGGCCTTCGAGCTCCTCCTCGGCAGAg ATCGAGACGCGTGGCCGCGCGGGGCCGCGttcctcgtcgccgcccactACGGGGACGTCCGCGAAATGAAGA GGATTGCAAAGGAGCTGGACGAGGACGGCAAAGGGATCGAGGCGACTGTGGCTAACACAAGCTTCCTCGGCATGAACGCCCTTCACGCACTGGGTTGGCTCGGCAAGGTGCCGGCCTACCGGTATCTGGTAGAGGAGGTCAAAATGGACGTCAACAAGGCCGACACTGCTCAGG GATTCACACCCCTGGAGCATGCCGTCTACCATGGTCGCCTGCCTGCCACCAGATACCTCCTTGATCATGGCGCTGATGTGCATCAAATTCGCTCTACGGGAAATGTCTCTCTTCTTCACTCAGCTGCAGTAAAAG GGTTCTCTGAAGTAGCAAAATTTCTGCTTTCTAGAGGAGTTAATGTTGATGCAGAATCAGAAATGGGGACACCACTGGCTCTTGCTGCTTTCAGAGGATATGATAGCACTGTCAAGGTCCTTTTGGAGCACAATGCTGAT CCCAACAAGGTTACAAACAAGGCACTTGGTGCACCTTTAGACTTGGCATTAACCAGCTCTTCTGTGTCCTGTGTGAAGCTGTTGGTTCAG GCTGGAGCTGAAGTGAAAGTTGAGGGGCCAAATAATCATTTGGTAAGAGCTGCTGAGAAAGGCTTAACTGAAGCTATTAAATGCATGTTGGAAGCTGGTGCAAACCCAAATGTTCCTGACAGG CTCGGGAGAATGCCAATAGAGCTGGCTGCTGAGTATGGCACACGGGAAGATGTTGAGATTCTCTTTCCTTTCAGCTCTGCTATTCCAACTGTGGCAAATTGGAGTGTTGATGgaataattaatcatgtacagTCAGAAATCAAGCAACTAGAG GACGATAATTTTATCAAAAAGAGAAGGTCTGACATGAAACAACAAGGGGATGCTGCATTTAAGAAGCAGGATTATCTAAATGCATCAGTGTTCTACACTCAG GCACTGAAGGTTGATCCGTTTGATGGCACGTTGTTCTCAAACAGGAGTCTTTGCTGGCTCCGCATGGGTGATGGAGAAAGGGCTTTGGATGATGCCAATGCATGCGAAAAGCTACGGCCAAAGTGGGCAAAGTCCTACTATCGGCAAGGAGCAGCTCTAATGTTTCTGAAG GAGTATGAGAGGGCTCATAGGGCACTTGGTCGAGCTTTAGAGTTGGACCCTGAAAGTGAAGAGATCGAGAATTTGTATTG GGAGTCGATGGAACTGTGCGGTTGA
- the LOC127756720 gene encoding uncharacterized protein LOC127756720: MGGEVVRHWNADVNGISLHVAEQGPADGPPVLLIHGFPELWLSWRHQMAALAARGFRALAPDLRGYGDSTVPDDPAAYTVFHIVGDLVALLDHLALPKVMVVGHDLGAQVAWHLCLFRPDMLLAVVNLGVPFFPRGPSSLSKAFAGRDGLYIMQFQEPGRAERAFARYDVATVLKKFFSIEIDDLTAPPGVEIIDFLEARSTPLPWISEEELGQYAEKFQKSGFTGPINYYRMMDTNWRLTAPWQNAKIMVPTKFICGDKDTGLKSFGTEHFVKSGAFKSVVPNLEVVIMEGHHFIQQEQAERVNSEILSYFDKFTGEKA, from the exons ATGGGGGGAGAGGTGGTGCGTCACTGGAACGCTGACGTGAACGGCATCTCCCTCCACGTCGCCGAGCAGGGCCCCGCCGACGGCCCGCCGGTGCTCCTCATCCATGGCTTCCCGGAGCTCTGGCTGTCGTGGCGCCACCAGAtggccgccctcgccgcccgcggCTTCCGCGCCCTCGCCCCCGACCTCCGCGGCTACGGCGACTCCACCGTCCCCGACGACCCCGCCGCCTACACCGTCTTCCACATCGTCGGAGACCTCGTCGCCCTCCTCGATCACCTCGCCCTCCCCAAGGTGATGGTGGTGGGGCACGACTTGGGAGCTCAGGTGGCGTGGCATCTCTGCCTCTTCCGCCCGGACatgctgctcgccgtcgtcaaCCTCGGCGTCCCCTTCTTCCCCCGGGGGCCTAGCTCGCTCTCGAAGGCATTCGCAGGGCGCGATGGCCTCTACATCATGCAGTTCCAG GAACCAGGGAGAGCTGAAAGAGCATTTGCCCGTTATGATGTTGCAACTGTCCTGAAAAAGTTCTTCTCCATTGAAATCGATGACCTCACCGCACCCCCTGGAGTGGAGATCATAGACTTTCTTGAGGCACGTTCGACACCGCTTCCATGGATCTCCGAGGAAGAACTTGGCCAGTACGCGGAAAAGTTTCAGAAGTCTGGGTTCACAGGACCCATCAACTACTACCGCATGATGGACAC GAATTGGAGGCTTACTGCACCCTGGCAAAACGCGAAAATTATGGTGCCTACAAAGTTCATTTGTGGTGACAAGGACACTGGTCTCAAGTCCTTTGGAACTGAGCACTTTGTCAAGAGCGGTGCTTTCAAGTCCGTCGTTCCAAATCTTGAGGTTGTCATCATGGAAGGTCACCATTTCATCCAGCAAGAGCAGGCCGAGAGAGTGAATTCGGAGATATTGTCCTACTTCGATAAGTTCACTGGTGAGAAGGCATGA
- the LOC127757851 gene encoding uncharacterized protein LOC127757851 gives MADDDRQEAEAPVAGIKRVKEEEATASPSGGEKKILPNWRKSSIPCEGSEILKKKKEAIAARPLWVSRDVPGAMECWIEEREKALAGEEADIASGKKKRKKVVKYKMPNEVIQQMMRYPYTYPECTEEELARRSASNRQLHRLRMFIDGKMFAYEQTLID, from the coding sequence ATGGCGGATGATGACCGTCAGGAGGCCGAGGCGCCCGTGGCCGGGATCAAGagggtgaaggaggaggaggcgaccgcGTCCCCAAGTGGTGGCGAGAAGAAGATCCTCCCGAATTGGAGGAAGTCATCGATCCCGTGTGAGGGGAGTGAGatcctgaagaagaagaaggaggcgaTTGCGGCGAGGCCTCTCTGGGTGTCGAGGGATGTCCCGGGGGCGATGGAGTGCTGGATTGAGGAGCGCGAGAAGGCCTtggcgggggaggaggccgacaTCGCGtccgggaagaagaagaggaagaaggtggtcAAGTACAAGATGCCTAATGAAGTTATCCAACAGATGATGAGATACCCCTACACCTACCCGGAGTGCACCGAGGAGGAGCTGGCCCGACGTTCTGCCTCAAATCGCCAGCTCCACCGCCTCAGAATGTTCATCGATGGCAAGATGTTCGCCTACGAGCAGACCCTCATCGACTAG
- the LOC127756572 gene encoding uncharacterized protein LOC127756572 produces MAANVGESTSGSSSGGADSGGSFECNICFELPQEPIVTLCGHLFCWPCLYKWLHIHSHSPECPVCKAVVEEDKLVPLYGRGKDRVDPRSKNVPGADIPNRPAGQRPATAPQANPNTHFPNANPNPWFMGGGIPLANARWGNYTFSAAFGGLFPLLSFQVHGFPDATAYGQPAGFPYGYGHGHGHGHGHAFHGGHAHAAAAPRHGPPGQQQQADVYLKALLILVGFLVIASLITF; encoded by the coding sequence ATGGCAGCCAATGTTGGGGAATCCACaagtggcagcagcagcggcggtgccGATTCTGGGGGAAGCTTCGAGTGCAACATATGCTTTGAGCTTCCGCAGGAGCCTATTGTCACGCTCTGTGGCCACCTCTTCTGCTGGCCATGCCTCTACAAGTGGCTGCACATCCACTCGCATTCACCTGAGTGCCCGGTCTGCAAGGCTGTTGTCGAGGAGGATAAGCTTGTCCCCCTCTATGGCCGTGGTAAGGACCGTGTTGACCCAAGGTCAAAGAACGTCCCTGGGGCTGACATTCCTAATCGCCCAGCTGGACAGAGGCCTGCCACGGCTCCGCAGGCCAATCCTAACACCCACTTCCCCAATGCCAACCCCAACCCTTGGTTCATGGGTGGAGGCATCCCACTAGCCAATGCACGGTGGGGGAATTACACCTTCTCGGCGGCATTTGGGGGTTTGTTCCCCCTGCTCAGCTTCCAAGTCCATGGGTTCCCAGATGCAACCGCCTATGGGCAGCCTGCTGGTTTTCCCTACGGATATGGACACGGCCATGGTCACGGTCATGGGCACGCGTTCCACGGCGGACATgcccatgctgctgctgctccccgCCATGGACCGCCTGGGCAACAACAGCAGGCGGATGTGTACCTGAAGGCGCTTCTCATCCTGGTTGGTTTTCTTGTGATTGCAAGCCTCATCACATTCTAG